In Littorina saxatilis isolate snail1 linkage group LG8, US_GU_Lsax_2.0, whole genome shotgun sequence, a single genomic region encodes these proteins:
- the LOC138973060 gene encoding uncharacterized protein — protein sequence MRYQQTGASAFHDEIPGYVAGHSISVYYAEPWSGVESEKEARVRPMSRGAPGHHYGHDLKGHSKGTPSHYRQVAHELRGLKGAPTHFGEMSHEGKGGRGTPTHYGQLPQRALEGGKGTPTHYGQLPQRALEGGRCTPTHYGQLPQRALESGRGTPTHYGQLPQRQHQQAMDELKGLRSSPAHSVGQIPHESCKPPAPVTSSAPPADDNA from the exons atGCGGTACCAACAGACTGGCGCTTCTGCTTTTCATG ACGAGATCCCGGGCTACGTGGCGGGCCACAGTATCAGCGTGTACTACGCAGAGCCGTGGAGCGGGGTGGAGAGCGAGAAGGAGGCCAGGGTTCGACCCATGTCCCGCGGGGCCCCGGGCCACCACTACGGGCACGACCTGAAGGGCCACTCCAAGGGCACCCCCTCCCACTACCGCCAGGTGGCCCACGAACTGAGAGGCCTCAAAGGCGCGCCCACCCACTTCGGCGAGATGAGCCacgaggggaaaggggggagaggaaCGCCGACTCACTACGGGCAGCTGCCTCAAAGAGCCTTGGAAGGCGGTAAAGGTACGCCGACTCACTACGGGCAGCTGCCTCAAAGAGCCTTGGAAGGCGGGAGATGCACGCCGACTCATTACGGCCAGCTCCCTCAAAGAGCCTTGGAGAGCGGGAGAGGCACGCCGACGCATTACGGACAGTTGCCTCAGAGGCAGCACCAGCAGGCGATGGACGAACTGAAAGGGTTGAGGAGTTCGCCTGCTCACAGTGTGGGTCAGATACCTCACGAGAGCTGCAAGCCGCCGGCTCCCGTCACCAGTTCTGCGCCCCCTGCTGACGACAACGCTTGA